In the genome of Diabrotica undecimpunctata isolate CICGRU chromosome 2, icDiaUnde3, whole genome shotgun sequence, the window ACATCCAattttaagatgggactatgacataaggaaacaaacAACATAATCGGTAGAATGCGCTGagaaagatgatgatgatgatgatggtgatgatgataatATAATTTGTTGCACAGTCCAATCGCATTCATCCATGTATTTCGGCGATTTCGTTTTCCTTATTTATTACAATCTATCCgaaatattaacattattttattatgttttatattataATCTAGGCATTATCATGTGTGCTTGTCATTGTCATTCATTTTATCGAAATTTATTCATTCGTTTGAAATTTTTGGGTTTTTTGCTTTGAAAATAGTTTGTCGAATCCTCAAAGTCGTGAGCTATAACAAGAATTACATAATGtacataaatataaatgaaaattttGCGGTAAACACATTGTCATTAATTTGTAATTGCGGTAATAACATTGTTAttaattttatgtaaattatttgtatctaaatttattcaaaatatcTATGACGTCATTTATTATGttggtaaaaaatttaatttatgtagAGGATTTTTGCTAGGTAAAGTACAGTACAAATACAGTAAGGTACAGTAGTACAACAcgaataaataaacaaaactttgCAGATTAAATCATAAAATACAAAACTTAGGGGAACCCAGGAAATATAGATAAAGGATAACAAAAAATAGTACATATTAAACCGACAGCAAAAAACACAATCAAAAGGAATAAAATTGGATGGTTTGGTAACGAATGTAgagaaaatattttcttctcgCCTTTGGTGACAACTCTTACTATTTGCTATCTCTTACTAtatgcttatgtgattattccttTTATTATACTTGGTATCCGCTCATTTATACTCTATTCGAGTACGTTAATCATCAATTTCTAATTTACATCGCTGGTTCTTTACTGATTAATACGTTTTGATTTTCTAAGTTGAGATCGTCGTATTAAGTTATTTTTCACTTGTGTCGAAAATAATAGTCtgtagactatctttatcttggacTACCAATATGGCGTCATCTGCATAACAGGTTATTTTGACTTTTGTGTTCCCCATTCTGCATCTTCTTTCTTTGACAAATCTTTCAATGACTTCAATTTAGATTATATTGACGAGCATAAAGTCTCACTGTAATATTTTATTGCCTATTTATGcctatattattttgattttatttcctAGAATCAGTTTAGGTTTCCTACCGACTAACCAGTTTAAATCTTCCATTCTTAGGTCAATTTGTTTCCGCTTCTTAAGAATATGTTCTTTTCAATTGACTTTTGAGTCAAGATGTATTCCTAGGTATTGCTGCTATAGGACTAAAGTTGAATGAGGAAAGTTGAATGTTGTTAAGTGAAACTGGGAAACACTGGTCTCTTCTCAAGGTAAAAGTCACTTGGGCTGATTTTGTTGCATTTATTTTAGTTCTCCACTTATTTGACCACGTCTCGATTTCATTCAGTTGTACCTATAGAATGTTAGATGCTATAGTAGCATTTTTGTAGACTTCAAGGAGGACGTTCATCTGCAAACGTACCAGTAACGATTTCATTATTGAAGGGTAGATCTGCTGTTTACTCTAACTGTTAAAAGTTTTAATAGTTTCAGGTAGGTGATGGGAAGATATTTATTGATTTTGAAAATCAAATATGTGTGCCAAACCTTGTCAAAGTCTTGGCTAACGTCTAAAAAAGCAGCTGCGTAGTACTGTTTGCTTCCCATTGCAGAATGTATGGAGTGTACTATTCTGTGAACTAGCTGTATCGTTGAGTGTTCTTTTCGAAAGTGGTTGCGTATCAATTGCTTCGTATTGGGGTCTAAGTTAATTTTTTGTAACAGTAACCTTTCAAGTATTTTGGATTCGATTGATAGTATACTTAATGGCCCATATGATGAAGCCTCATTTGGAGTTTTTCCTGCTTTTGGAATTAGTATTATTTCAGTGATTTTAAAAAGCTTTGGCCAGTAATTTGAGCGTAGAATGGCATTGAAGATGAGAGAGTAGATTCCTTTATCTGGTAGTTCCTTTATCATTATGAGTGGTACTTTGTCCAGCCCACGAGATTTTCTagtgtttaaatatttaatttgtttttgaacTTCGTTTTTAGTTAGTGGTCTGATTACTGATATGTTCGCTGGAATGTTATTTATGTCTCTTTCAATTTCGTTGTCTGGATAGTTGTATCTCGGGAACCACTGCTCGTacttcaacttttttcttttataagaaaCTTCTTGTCGAGTCTTTTCTAAGGCCGTTTTTCGAATTTAATTTAAGCCAATAGTTACCGAgatatttgatttgtttataaaCCAAGAAATAGTTTATAATTTTCCAGTCCAAATAATCCGATTTGATTTCCATAAATTACGTTACATAGGTTTAGTacgtttttataagtaaaaaaattggcaaacttaTATATGCTCTAGTTTTTGATGtgcaagattttaaaaaaattatatttttttttaatttaaattgcaaaattattatgagaaacatattaaatacatttaaataaaatttaataagcagttttaatatgttataaagatttTCTAGAAGAATTATGAAATTCCTAAGTGAAATATATGCgattaaaaaacatcaaataagAAAAGACTTGTTTCCCCCTCTTTTTTTGTATTCATTGCTATTTTGCAATAAGGGTAATAAATTAGGACATTTTTAACTAACCGTATcgtatagaaaatttaattgtcgCTATTTTATTGTTTACGACTTTGCTTCAAAATGAATTGTATTAACTTTATAAGCAAAGGAAGTAgagaaaatagatatttttagtaatctttaaaaattttaattttttaaataaatttcctgACCTATTTGAGAGCGAGTATAAGCCCAATATTATTTCTGAAATTATCACCTAACTATATCTTCTCTACCTCTtcttattttaaatgtatgtaaaaatttgTGTTGGATTATTGATGTAATGAACGTAGTGTAATTTGAGTACCCTGTATATTAATCACTGGCTAAGATTTTATGTCTACATAACGTAAATCAAACTATTTATCAaaaatgattcttcttcttcctttaccctatccgtttcggacgttggctattaacaaggctattttgactttgtttatggcacctctgaacagttcggtcgatgttagtcctaACCATTGttgcaggttatgcatccatgagtgtcgtcttcttcccggtcccctcctactgtcgattcttccttggactattaactatagcagccggtacttagtatgcctcatgacatgtccgaagtactcaagcttccgtttctttacggtgaagattatttctttgcttttgcctattctctgcattacttccacgttagtgatgtggtctgtccagtatatccgaagaatacggcgatatatccacagctcaaaggattctagtttcttcagggtggcttacgttgtggtccatgcctctgctccatagaacaagaccgggaagacataacacttgaccagtcttaattttagttccattgagattttacttgtgaaccactttttcatattgttgaacgcgtttcgcgctttttcaattcgtgatcttatttctgttgactggtcccattttgtgttgactgtggttccaaggtatgtgtatgttttcacttgttctatttttcggttgtttaatgtcaattgcatcggaggttgttgtgttctgctgatgagcatgcatttagttttggttgtattgagttctaaaccatattcttgacttgctgtgtgtatgctttgcatgagtctttgaagctcattgcagtcatttgcgataataactgtgtcgtcagcatatctaatattattgattacctctccgtttactttgataccctccgaaacttctcccagtgcttccctgaagatttgttcagagtatatattgaacagaagcggcgagaggacgcatccctgtcgtacaccctttttaatatctatcttcccactgtgtaagttgcccatctttatctcagcactttggttctaatagagactggttattatgcgcagatccttgccatcaatatgcatcttcctgagcatttccatgagtttatcatgtttgaccttgtcaaacgccttggagaagtcgatgaagcacaagtggacgtccttgtgcatgtctctgcatctttgaattaaaacttgcagactgaagatcgcctctcttgtgcccaatgcgcttcggaatccgaactgtgactccgatatatttgcttcgcatttgttatatattctattgtgtatgattttggtgaaaactttggtaatgtgatttatcaagcttattaagcggtgttgatcacagtgttttgcacttggtgttttagatAAGGCTACAAAGATCGATCGAAGCCATTtctccggaatctcccctttgtcgtaaaaggtgttaaaaaggcctgtcaaaaaatcgaggaagtggtcatatgtttcgcataggagttttatgatctcgctctgtatgttgtcgggacttggtgttttgtcgttttttagcgatgaaatggctttttccacttcagaccttagtatttcgggtccagtcatgtcgtcatcttggtccactgtcgctctgcgtttatcgttaaaaagtcggTCTACATAATCTTTCCATatgtcaatgagcttcaagtcgtctgatataaggttaccgtctgcgtctattagtgtcgggtggggattattggttttctttttagttggtaattctttgatctttttgtgcatgttgtggtagtcatatcttctgtcgcaAAAATGATTACTAATCTTAAACTTTTATTTGTAGTCTTGTAGCTGCAGCGAGTGAAGAAGTTAAATTTAATAGAAAATTCCCAGATGACTTCGAATTTGGGGCAGCTACTTCAGCATACCAAATTGAAGGTGCTTGGAATATAGACGGAAAAGGGGAAAGCATTTGGGATACTTACGTCCACAGAGTACCGTCCCCAATTAAAAATGGAGATACTGGAGATATTGCATGTGacagttattacaaatacaaAGAGGATGTCAGACTTGCTGCCGAACTTGGTATAAAGATGTACAGATTTTCGATATCCTGGCCAAGGTACCCTAATTTCTAATTTAATCActataagaaaatatatattaaacctagagctaagattaatactattacaagaattaatatcaatttcaacagtattggttagtgatcagtggaGTAGTGTCTGAAGTGTCGAAAGTTCGgtgcaatgataatcgacgcgggtCAACCCTTAGCTTTACGTTTAATTTTTTACCgtaaaaacatatatatatatatatatatatatatatatatatatatatatatatatatatatatatatatatatatatatatattaatgtgtatcttctatatatttattttaattttttccacTGTATGCCGATTAGTATTGAATTGGAGCTTTACAATTTTTAGGGTACTACCTACTGGAAAAGCTGACAATATCAGTGAAGCTGGTCTCAATTACTATAAAGATCTAGTTAAAGAAATTCGTAAAAATGGCATGCTTCCAGTTGCTACTATCTACCACTGGGACCTTCCTCAGAGTCTTTACGATGAAGGTATTCAATGGAGTAATGTTAGCTTGATACCCTATATTGTAGACTATGCAAGAGTTGTTATCAAAAATTTACCTGACGTTTCATATTGGGTAACCATCAATGAGCCAAAACAAGTTTGTCGTATAGGATACGGTACCTCTCATCTAGCGCCTGGTTTAAACAGCAGTGGCCTCTTAGAATACGATTGTGCATATGTACTTCTTAAATCACATGCTGCTATGTATCATATGTATAAAAAGGAGTTTTCCGATTATAAAGGTGAGTATAAAAATTTGTTTCGATTTACAGTTTATTTGGTGGCGTATCTGTGAGGCGTTAGAGGTCTGTAGAGCTTCTACAGTATTTTGTTAGTAAGTTTTttctataatttaaattaatgttaacATATGGTAAGCTGTCGATTGCCTGGTCTAAAATTAGCTTATTCTACTGTCTCCCTTTAACTGTATTCCTTGTTCCTGGTTCCGGGCTCCGGGCATTGCATGAGGGCAATATCAAAGCCTTCTTGTTCTACTCTTCTAACCAGCGTTATCGATGCGGCTTTTGCGTGTTGAATATTGGCCTGCAGGAGCCTTATTTCTCTCTTCACTACGAAGAGTAATCCGCTTCCGGTTTTGTGGAGTTTTTTTCTTCTGTGGGTCCAAAGCACTCTTGGACCGTAGTCCTTACGATAGGGCTGGTTCCGTCTGAAGAAGGTTGTTCCTCTTCCTGAACCTCTATATCTAGAAAAGTTTCCCTGTTTCACTGAAGTGAGTTTCTGCTGGCTTTTTCTTCAGTATTTTTGTCTTCCCTTTTTTGTATCGGAAGGTTAACTTTGCCACTCCAAAAGCTTGAGTTTATGGAGCTCTTCTCTAAATTTAGAATCTATTGAGAAGGTCCATAAACCCCTTTGTCTGAAAGTTTGCTTCCCCATACTGTGCATAGATGTGTTCTGAGCCCATGTTTACTTATACTTAGTCTTATAGGATACTTTTGGACTCAAGATGTTCTCCATCTGCATCCTGCACGAAGACAGTGCATGACTGTAACTTGGAAATATCTTCCCATTCCAAAAACCCTGAGAGATGCATTCTCCCAATGCCTCAGGGTTGTAATGGTCCCCTTTAGCTACCTAGTTAAGTTCTAGGAAACCCAACCTATGGCTACTCTTCAGGAAGCGAATCTATGGTCCTGCTCCCGAAATTTCTTTATAAGCCACCAAGATGGCTTTTTGGACTGCCTTAAGCTTATCCACATCGATCTTGGCTTCTAAGAATTCTGTTAGTACTGCCGCAACTTTAACAGCAGCGGAAGTTTCAATGAAAGTCGTATCCTCGTTTCTTTGCCCTTTCCCTTTGCGTTGGCTTTCGGGTAGTGTGCTTCCGTCTGACCTTGGCCTTTTTGGACCTTCGGCCTGCTGAAATTTGCAGCCTTAATCTCTTCGTCTGTCATGAGATCAACGTTTCCAAAACTGTTACTCTGACAGACTTAGTGGTTCCATGTCTTTCAACATGGGAGATTTCTTTAGAATTTCCTGACCTTTCAGCGTTTGGATTTTCTTTAGAAGTTCCCTGCACTTCGGCTTTAGAAATCGTAGTTTTGGTTTCAGTGTTTCCTGACCTTTCAGCTTTGGGAGCCCTTTGGATctgagtttttttatttttgtttcgcTTTTCCGTATTGATCCCACGAGTAACAGTCCAACTCTCGCAGAGCCCCGCTTACGAGGGTGAGGTCTAAATACGATAGGGTGAACCTGTTGTCCCAAAGGAACCGTTTACGGCACTATCACTCTAGTGCCTTACAGTCTTCACTACGGTGTCTTACGGCTTGGCTTGAGGAGTGATTATCGACTCTCCCGGTCTAGATCTGCTGGATATAGTTTCAACAGGGCCACCTCATGAAGGATGGAATCAAATACTTATCATAAAGGgtacaaatataaattaaagtattATTTAATCCAGGTGACTCACGAATTTAATTGCCATCGTTTTTGACTCCTAATGTAAAGTATTCTTAACTTTATTCTGCAACCTTGTTGAAACAAAgatttgttcatttttttatCGGCTAAATTACAATTttagtattaataattattattaatttaattttttagctCCAATGTCCATAGTCGTAGATTGTCAATGGATAGAGGCTCTAACAAATTCACCTAAGGATAGAGAAGCTGCTGAACGACAAAGGCAATTTGAAGTAAgaataaatttaacaattttatgtaaataataataatttatcgaTTTAGTATGTGGCAGAATAAAATTGTAATGTCCGTATAAAATCATTTTGTATTTTCTTGTGCGAACACAGTTTAATCAGACATTGCACCGTTTTCGTAATGATCTTCATTTTTCAACTGGTTGCTTTTGGTTTACTTGCAGATTCATGATTTTATGCTGCTACTTTATTTAGGCTATTATTGTATCCATACAATTCAAATTCTATAGTTTCATTTAACGATTATCAACTTTAACTTACAATTATAAAGAATGTCTAATTTTTCGTTCAATGAAGTGTTTAATCATTGTATATTTTAGTGTGGCTTGTACTTCAATCCCATCTTTAATGGTGACTGGCCACAAATCGTGAAAGACAGAATAGCTTATAGAAGCGAGAAAGCTAACTTAACGAGATCCAGACTTCCACCTTTCACTgcagaagaaatagaagaaataaaaggaACACATGATTTTCTGGGATTAAATCATTATTATACTATGTTAGCTAGGCAGGAAGCAGAAGAAGCACCATTTAATGAAACTAGTTATGAAAATGACGTTGGAACTGTTGACTCATTCGATCCAAAATGGGTTGTAGAATCAAATGGATTATTTGTGgtatgtaatataaaatattttctttgtttatgAAAAATAGTATACTAATTTAACCTAATTTTTTATTGACAAAGTTTTGTAATACATAATCAATATTACTgtcaatttgtttataaatgaATTGTCTATTTATGAAAACCACTTCATTACATTTCTACCAAGAGGACTGATTCCAAATGGCGAAATGTTGGTTCTAGAAATTTTGTATTCAGGATAACCGGAGTATATTGACTAGAGCTCGAAAACCCCTGCAGAAATCCAGGCAGGTTGGAAGGCTGCTCCGTAGAAGCATACGCACCATCCCACTTTCCTAACTACAGATTGATAATATGTACTGGAGAAATTATTACAAAGAGGTTACTCTACAATCCAAGATGCCGAAATGAAATTTCTCTGAAATGTGAAACAACGTCTATCATAAGATCTGATAGAGAGAAAAATGAATGGGTACTTAAAATAATAAGTAAACATCTACTCAATTAATGGTAAAATCAAAGAATACCgaacaaaatgtaaaaaaggCGTGAAAATCGACTaactaaataaatttaaaataaaccgaAAGGAAGTAATTATAAAAGTAGAAATGCaaagatttctattaacgaaaccaaaattcagatttttgctttaatctgtgccttctataaattgcaatgCATGGCAAAACAGACGATGCCAAAAGA includes:
- the LOC140435084 gene encoding myrosinase 1-like, with amino-acid sequence MMGPKHFSSLRYLIYICITFNLVAAASEEVKFNRKFPDDFEFGAATSAYQIEGAWNIDGKGESIWDTYVHRVPSPIKNGDTGDIACDSYYKYKEDVRLAAELGIKMYRFSISWPRVLPTGKADNISEAGLNYYKDLVKEIRKNGMLPVATIYHWDLPQSLYDEGIQWSNVSLIPYIVDYARVVIKNLPDVSYWVTINEPKQVCRIGYGTSHLAPGLNSSGLLEYDCAYVLLKSHAAMYHMYKKEFSDYKAPMSIVVDCQWIEALTNSPKDREAAERQRQFECGLYFNPIFNGDWPQIVKDRIAYRSEKANLTRSRLPPFTAEEIEEIKGTHDFLGLNHYYTMLARQEAEEAPFNETSYENDVGTVDSFDPKWVVESNGLFVIVPSGVLRVLRWIRKTYGDQKILITEIGMSDNGTYLNDQDRIDFYTEYFCNILEAMDEGSDVKGIIYWSLMDNFEWTSGYSAHFGLYHVDFKDSNRTRQPKESVGFVQNLAKDKKLSCGNPSKYRSVPLALPKWTPNHKVSLWNKGVGNKHHKDKKTTQNPVGHKYGVGRRHRDC